AGGTTTGCTCTTTAAAACAGGCTGTCAAGCACAGATAGCTGTTGAATCAGTATGTGCCGGGTAGCTGTTGATGCCACTTCTGCcagcacagggtgggctgagcCACTGCACACCAGGAGGGATTCAGGCTCTGAGAGAGAGGATGCAGCGCTGACTCTTCAGTACCCATATCAGATGACTGTGAGAAAGCAGTCAAACAGGAAGACTTTGGTGATGGTATCTGTGTTGCCGCTGCCAGTCCCCTCTCCCAGTGCCAAACATGAACGTTTGCCAAGCACAGAGGAGACTGGATATACCATGGTTGGTCAGTTCTTTGAGTGAGATGTAAAAGCAGGGGCCTCCACTACCAGCTTTGACAAATCCTGTCCACATCCTGAACAGATGATAAAAATCAGCTGACATCCAGATTGCTGTCTCCTCTTTGTCTGGGCAGCTTCTCATGCCCATCCCCAGACTGCAAATTGCTGTGGATAATAGCTGTGACCATTCATCCAGACCATGGCTGCCTATCTGTGCTGGTGTGGAGGGCCCGGTGCTCGATGGTCCCATTGCAGAAGGGATGTCTGGCTATTTGGAGCTTGTGTACTTGGTGACAGCCTTGGTGCCCTCTGAGACCGCGTGCTTGGCCAGCTCTCCGGGGAGCAGCAGGCGCACGGCTGTCTGAATCTCCCGGGATGTGATGGTGGAACGCTTGTTGTAATGGGCCAGGCGGGAGGCTTCTCCAGCAATGCGCTCAAAGATGTCATTGACGAAGGAGTTCATGATGCCCATGGCCTTGGAGGAGATGCCAGTGTCAGGATGGACCTGCTTCAGCACCTTGTAGACATAGATGGAGTAGCTCTCTTTCCTGCTTTTGTGACGCTTTTTATCACCCTTCTTCTGGGTCTTTGTCACGGCTTTCTTGGAGCCCTTTTTGGGAGCTGAGGTTGACTTTGCTGGCTCTGGCATCCTGAGAGCTCTTTTGCTGTGTCTTGGAGCTGCTTAGagagaatataaaaaaaaatctaattcttTTTTGTCCTTATACAGAATAATTGTACTGCAAGATGAGAGAGTCTGAGTTGGAGGCAAGCAACAGCTCAGAATCTGAGACAAACACCCCATGGCTCTGTGTGAGCATTTTTGTACTGTCAGCAAGAATTTCTATGGTTTGTGTatggctttttgttgttttctgtttaaatacCTGTAACACTGGCCTTGTCAACATCTCTGAACACAAGCCTAATTGGCATCTACTCAGTAAATATGAGATGGAGCCTGAACATCTTTCTTAGAACACTGCAGTTCCAAAGAAAACACTAACTGCAGCATGGATTAAATCAAATCTTGCTGAAATGGGCCCAAGACTGCTGCAAGGTATCACTCCTTTACAGGCACCTTTACATGAGACTCATCAAGATTATTTTATGTAGTTTACAATCTccaataaacttttttttatttgcatgtaGATAGAAGTTTATTTTGAGGGTGCTTGCATTTCTGTGGCTATTTTTTGACACCATGTTTTCcagtgaaatttaaaaaataatatagtTTTAAGCTAGCTGGCTGAGCTACAGGAATACATCAGCATTCACATTTGCTATCAAAAAATACCAGAGAGTAGAAAAGCTTAGAGGAGGTGGCAGGAATCACCTGGCTGAGAAACGGATATGTGGATAGGAGTCAAAAAGCAAAGTGCTTTCGGGCTACATGttcatggaaaaaataatttcctgctatttgatgctttttgcttttgagaGAGCAAGCCTTTGCTGGACAGTTTACCCCAAAGATGCCTGATCCTCCCTCTAAGTTTTTCTTCATTAGGTCACAACATGCAGAGCCATGACCTGCAGCTGACTGCTCTCATCCAGAAGTGCAGTAACAAAAAAACGGTATGTAAACCCATGAAAAAACTGTGTGCCTCCTCTACACTTCAAATTTACATGTGCTTTAATTCATGGGCCAAGGGGAATAACTGTGTTGCAACCTGgaaaatggttttgtttttcagagaaCACTTCAAATGCTCCCTTGAAAGACAAGGCTCCTCCTGGTTTTGCTGGAGGATAAGCTTACAGCATCACCCCAGGGCTTGGGTTTTACTGCTCTGCATCTCCTTTGAAGATGACCTAGGAATTACAGTCTGCTGGCTAAGAGAGACTAGTAGAGAAAAAAGAGCTTCAGGGCTGATGACACATGGGAAAATGGATAGAAGTAAACAGAAGAGAGAAAGCTGGGATGTAACATATGGTCTGCACACCCTGCGCATCAGAGAAGGACCTAAACAGTGCCTGTGCCAAAGCAATGGCTGCATGCTCAGCTCTGTCTCTCCTCCTTGGGAAAGAGTGAGATGTCTGATTTCTCCATCTGCAATCAGAGCCAgatgcagcagcactgctgcaaaCAAGTCTATATGAAGTTCCCGGTTGCTCCCTGTGGGAGGAGACATCTTTGATCCTGAGGCTGGATTTGTGTGCCCACTCACACCTCAGTGGGTACCAGCTCCTGCTTCCTGATCACCTCCATGGCTCCAAATCAGCCTGTGTGACGCTGCCTCCCGCCTGCAGCGAGCACCAGGgcctctgctgcctgctctgcccgACGAGGCACCAGCGCTGGGCTCTGGCACCCACATGGTCTGGCAGCCGCTGGGCAAGGGC
This portion of the Anomalospiza imberbis isolate Cuckoo-Finch-1a 21T00152 chromosome 5, ASM3175350v1, whole genome shotgun sequence genome encodes:
- the LOC137473780 gene encoding histone H2B 5-like isoform X2 — encoded protein: MPEPAKSTSAPKKGSKKAVTKTQKKGDKKRHKSRKESYSIYVYKVLKQVHPDTGISSKAMGIMNSFVNDIFERIAGEASRLAHYNKRSTITSREIQTAVRLLLPGELAKHAVSEGTKAVTKYTSSK
- the LOC137473780 gene encoding histone H2B 5-like isoform X1, with protein sequence MGGAARPGPARSGGGAQRGAPPVSAWSGAEAGPGPAAHPARRPPDLRGAAASSPPAPPRAPAPRHAGAWSSPAEESRRPAAPRHSKRALRMPEPAKSTSAPKKGSKKAVTKTQKKGDKKRHKSRKESYSIYVYKVLKQVHPDTGISSKAMGIMNSFVNDIFERIAGEASRLAHYNKRSTITSREIQTAVRLLLPGELAKHAVSEGTKAVTKYTSSK